Below is a window of Cydia strobilella chromosome 8, ilCydStro3.1, whole genome shotgun sequence DNA.
CGCTAACGAATAAGAACCCTTCAGGAAATGAAGCTAGGCACACAGCCCATCCTTTTGTATTTTAACCATAAATTGGAACAGAACAAGATGACATGCGTTTTTGCCCTCGCCTTCTGAAGAGATCCTAAGTGATCTATTAATAACTGATTCTCGATGAACCTTACGTATTTCCAATTAAGTTTACGAATCGTTAATTCACAATGTTGACAATGATACTATCAGCAACTTTCTTAACTATACTATtcgcaaaccaaactgacgaccggggtcgtaaaacttctcattcGCACACTAGTCGTAGTAGGAGCGAAAGAGATGGTAACATGATCTTGGTATAACCATCGATGGACCTGACCCACCCACAATCAGTTAACAGGTACTCACTTTGTACGGTGTCGGTGGGCGAAGCAGCGTTGCCGTTGATTGAGTTGAGCGTGTTGGTCTTGGGCGAGGAGATGGGTGAGATGTTGTTGGCGATGGACTTCTTCGTGTAGGAGCCGCGCTGGCACTCGTTCGCGAGCTTGTCGGTTATCGCTTCTAGCTCGGCGAACACCTAGAAAAAAAGACTATCAACTTAAGTCGGGGGTTACGCGGCTATTTTGAGCGAGACAGCATATAGCATGTATATAGCGATGTCCCGCACGCACAACATagctacagatgtagtgcataatcctttcccataagcgctggtggcctagcggtaagagcgtgcgactaaatccggaggtcgcgggttcaaaccccggctcgtacccatgagtttttcggaacttatgtacctaGGTACGAAACGTCATTAAGCAacggtaaatatcaaattttgATATTTACCGTTGCTttccggtgaaggaaaacatcgtgaggaaaccggactaatcccaataagacctAGTTTCCCCACTGCatgagttggaaggtcagatggcagtcactttcTTAACTACTAACTAGTGCCTACGGcaattattgggattagttgtcaagcggatcccaggctcccatgagccgtggcaaaatgccgggtaaacgcgaggaagaagaaatagtgcataatcctttaccaacgtattttcacggaaacgtacgaacgtttcatgctatttcagtcagtctcagtacataAAGTACTGCGGTTGACTGAAGCAACATAACAAATActaacgtttccgagaaaatacgatggtaaaatATTATACACTACGTCTGTACGTACGGATCCTCATTAGATGTGAACATCGCCTTATTATCGTTTTCACGCTCAATAATTGTACGCGACTATGTTTGCTAGACTTTTTGAGAGCGTCACACCGATCGCTTTGTATTCCGGAGCTCATGTATTTATTACAACTGAACTGTCTGCTTACAAGAGCTCTAATATCAAAATATCAACCAATTACTTCAGAGCTAACGATTTTGGTATTATCTATTAGCTGCTATTGTACCTGAATGGTATCATATCGGAAATTTATAAACCAGCTTTTGGTCTGAGCTAGTCTCggaataatgtaaattatttaagCTGCTCAGCGCTGGACATCATCTGCAGATTGAGGTAGAAAAATACTCGGAGCCGTATTGCGCCGGTACATAGTTCATCTCTAGTGTTTCTTCCAAAGTGAACCTTATGATATTACCTTAGAGCTCTCGTTGTGGAAGAGTTGCTCGGCGCTAAACAGTGTCTGCAGGTTGTTGACGTAGAAGAGGACTCGTGAATCGTATAGGGCGGGCAATTCGTCGTGGAGCTCCGAGTTAAGGACCTCGTATGTGCGCTTCGCTTCCTCTAGTTGTTCGCGGCCTTTTGTGATCTGGAATTAGAGAGTACTATCATAATTTTCAAGGCTTAAAATagagtatatattatattcggTTGGTTTTAGCTAGTCATTTTATTCCTGCATCGGAACATCAGCTCAGATAGCCgttaatatgattttttttttttataccacgtcggtggcaatcaagcatacggcccgcctgatggtaagcagttaccgtagcctatgaacgcctgcaacaccagagatattacgcCTACGATATTAgagatattattatattatatatattgttactACACTTACTACATAGTAGGTATAGGGTGGGTAACTTTCAAACCGAAGGTAGCGGGTCCGAAACCAGGCCTATGTAAGTTTAAGATGAGGAAGAAGAGAGGTATAGGGTTAAGTATTAGGTAAAGATAATGACAAGAGTTACAAACCTTGACATCGTCCCTTCTCTTGGCAGCGTTGGCTTGAAGATTCTGGAAGCTATGTCGCTGGCTGTCGTAATCTACCAGCTTGCGGCCACGCTTCTCTACTTTTTTctgtaaatacaataaaaatattataattggaAATTGTCAAGTTTGGTTTGATCTTGTTTTCGTGATGCCATGCAAATACGGCGCAACTAGGAGTGCAATAGTTCGAAGAGTATTATGCGAAACTCAAAACTGTAACACAGTTGCCAGCAATGGCGCTACTATACTATCTAAGGTCCGTGGCATATTCATCAGAAAAAGGTATTCCGAAGGTAAGAAATTTCGGATGAGGTATTCATTGCGTGATTCTGTACCTACTGATTTAAGTACAGGAAAGTGCAAGGTAAATGGGTTTCTAGCAGATTCGGTTCATTTGGTGCAGGATAAGAAGTGCATCGGGTCGCCTCgcccacggagtaggatggagatggcaagtgggcgttcccgtctatccgacagttagtagcgaccgactcactttatgcacagactatgctcagttgttgtgtaaacttcatgctcgaatgacattcacgtcgtacgtacgctcgtctaacaaaaattgataattaaatttaaaatgccgtattgtgcagtattaagctgcagaaatcacagcggtttaaaaaatctttcacatggaggtatttcctatcaccggtggttatttatttaaatataatccgataaatacgaaaaatctgtttattttccattatttacgaatgttcgttaagtaaatctatattttatcagttagaacttagagttcacaatcctttgtcactattctttacgtttatctggaatattcgctatcctaaatgtcaaataacttcgctactcagatgctgcgcaatgtcgatatttatatcgataaagttaaagttacgatatttcaagtttgatgtttggttcggtaataaattattattttagacacgtttctaattattatttgggataatcaatgtcttagtaaatatggcagctggtcatcaagcactaagttaagtcggggtcatttcatggcaacctttcaaaccttcgtattcctttacatacgtttttgttttttacacccatcatattttcatcgttaatataattagactaggtacttaatgcacttatgcgtacaatgcatgcaatgtgccatgaataaacgttttatattttctatttctttattattaattattgtaggttaccacaagatgccgatattaaaaataaatggatcaatgctactgggcaagaaaattagtttccgcaaaaatatagcaccatttgctaggagcatttcttagagaaagatttctggggataaaattgccatacatctcatctagcgtccacacgcctaaaacttagttactaatttagtaattattagtgacattcgggctcactaaattaataaaaagtgttccgtaccacgcaaactagcgtcaaatattggaattttgccgccccccttcctgatttgataggtcacaatcttacaatcaaatcaagtgggatcgatgagccagtttcatgtatgcttttacaccatacaattaatttgacaatttaatcaggttgccTCGTCTAGATTggcttaaatgctgctacaagtaaatatattgttaaagacgaatacttacctatgtaagtaattgcagatttgtgattacaaaataacagcaataccgagtgaatagacctttaaagaactatgaatttatctgtttgactttaagatatatttaatgttcacattaacaacctagttggtcaattaataagaaacaaatttctagttagatatttgttgtactgtactacatattatttttcatacaatcacgattatcactacctatattataatcataaataaagtatcatctaaatgtgttaaaacatacggtaatgaaatatcaatacctaactgaacacacaaatatcgataaaacactccgattacactgtcccctccctatatcgtcgaatggaaagaagttccaacggttagctactcgcaggcgtgtagagatctcgaaaacaccagtgtaacgtgaccgtgagatccgtaacaaaccatgcgtaattagaccttacttatactggttttttaggccttttctcgcctgtaataagtaagtgattttaaaattatataaaataacgccatctggtgttgagtagttgtattaggtgaacgttgagcgagcttttgtgagatgaatgagataatgaaagagtcgtatgtcatatagctttgacattatattttaaaccgtcactcatgtagcctacagttgatattcgttcgagaaatgtccaccggtaataaccttttggtatggaaagttgctacgaatcagagcaattttgtaagtgtgtgacgtattttaacgtggctatgaatgtgtaagtttagcgacactggttttcatactaaataggagtcatttcacatccactagtttattaattcgtggccTCGCCTAACTTGTGTTAGAAGTCCTACAATAACATCTCAATTATCTGTTCCTGTACATCAGATCGTGTTCGGACCAACCGTTCTACTCATAAACTTCAATGATAACCTGTTAAAGTTGGACTAGATGAAACAACGAGGAATACCCACCCTGACTTCAGGGAACTGGTTGGTGTAGGTGTTGAGCGGGATGAGCACCTGGTCACCTAGCTTGTGCGAGAAGTCCTGCCAGAGCATCTCCATGCTCTGCGCTTGCACGTATAGCAAGTCGTGGCCCGACCAGCCGCTCTCGTACACTTCAGTGATGGCCTCCATTAGAGACTTTGATGCGGTCTGGACGGCTGGAAATTTGAGATAATTACGGTGTAAATAGGTAGTTGGTAGTTGTAAATGTTTTgcatgtacagtcgagttcataaatatgtgtacatttcttcaccttaatccattgcaataaggtgaaaaaatgtatacatatttatgaactcgactgtacaaagTATTGTACTTTTTTCAAACCTAACATCCTTATGGAGGATTGTCATAGACtagagcaggggtcggcaaccttttagcagccaagggccacatagcggttagcaaaattgcAGCGGGCCGCACACTGTTAACATTTCGCGAATTTATTAGACAAACCCCCCCCCTACATTGTCGTTTATCAAGTGTCAAGTGCCGAAATTCAGAGCGCGCTTCGcccgctcttacatgcagggtaCCAGCGGCGCCCTTCATACTTAAAGGTCGGGctaagcccgacattcagcgtgcttcgcgcgctcttacatacagggcgcccctcacagttattcatcttacatgcagggctcctgcggcgtccctcacagttattcagcgcccttcgcgTGCTCtcacatacagggcgcctgcggcgcccctcacacttaaaggtcgggcattcatcgcgcttggcgcgcttttacatgcagggcgcctgcggcgtcccACACAGTTATTCGGCGCGCGAAAGCGCGCTTTTACATGCAGGGTGCCTGCGGCGCCCCTTACGGTTATTCAGCGCCCCttacagttattcagcgcccttcgcgctcttacatgcagggcgcctgcagCGTCCCTTACGGTTATTCAGCGCGCGaaagcgcgctcttacatgcagggtgCCTGCGGCGCCCATTAtagttattcagcgcccttcgcgcgttctttacatgcagggcgcctgcggcgcccctcacacttaaaggtcgggcgaatcccgacattcagcgcgcgaagcgcgctcttacatatcGATATAGGCAGACGCTCATATTGGCACACGTCTGTGCATATTGAGTGATCAgtacatttaatgtagatcttgTGATAATGGGTACCAACTccaaaaaaatttaattgaaatgaaagacttttctttttcactcgatcactttagtgacataggactgatgtaacccggaggctcgcgggccgcaagtgagcggttcgcgggccgccggttgccgacccctggacTAGAGGACCAAAAGCTCTCAAAGTTCAAGGCAAGAGTCACCACAATTTAGAACAGATGATCTTGACAGGACCAAATCCATACAGAACAACAGTCGTGGTGTCTATTGAAGGGAGACTTCTATGCTTATGGGTTTTGTTTAACAAACCTTTTTAGTATAAATTAACGGTGAATTCTATAAGCTTTAGAGAAATTCCACACATGATACATTAAATCAAACTGTATGACCGCCTATATAAATCAGGAACTAATCATATCACATTGTTAGCATCCTCACCTCGTATACATCTTATGTAGTTGTTGAACTCTTTCTGCAGCCTCGTGGCCTGCTGGTGCTGCCTGTTGAAGTTCTGGAGGTGCTCTTCGAAGATGTCGTCGAGCGTGCGGTCTACTTTGCCCAGGTTTTGAAGGAGCTGTTGacaaagaaaattttatgtttaagcAGATTTTCTTTATGTTtccttaaaatatgtaaatagatAATCTAGTGCCTCTCTCCATTATAAAGATAGAGGCGTCGTAGTTTATTTTCTCGTATATATTAGATGCATCGACTTCAATGTCCAAGGCCCTAGATCAAGCATtaggcctaagaagcgctggACGTCGTGATAGCGGACATGGAAGAGAACAACTTCACacctgaggatgccgaagaccgggaaaagtggagaagattaagtaggaaagcggaccctggcactAGGCCCGGAAAACGCTAGGTTGAAGAAGAAGATAGACAATTGACTGTAATGAACACACGCATACCAGTGATTAACTCCATTTCAAAATTGGCATTGCTAACCCACACAGTGGGTTTAGAATGCTACCCTAATGGATAATTAACAGTCAGCAATatgcaaatgaaataaatttgtcACACTCTACACCTACTGAAGCAATGTGTTTAAGACTTCTATCGTTCCCAGAACATGTAATTACGGCTTTATACCCAAGTAACACAGTTGTTTTTAGATCAGAGTTATAGAATATTAATAACTACATTTTATAACCTTTCTTGTAACTATGTTTGGGCGGAGTAGCTTTTATAAATGCAGAGCATATGCGAATAATCCATACAAGGGCGCCATTGCGAAAGGATAGACGACTTGACAGCCATCCACCCACATGATTATTTTGAAATCTCGTTTGAGCTGTACAAATATTTGTACCACGGCGCCACGAATGATGACGACGATGACGTAGAGTTACACCTAGATACTCGTACTGTGTGTTCTCATATACTAGACTAATGCTACAGATTCAATTCAGTATTAATCAAAGGAGCAGGTAAGAAAGcgtgaaacttttttttatcaggGGCAAAACCCACAAAACAGGAGCATATCCATAGTTatgaaaattaacatgcaaCTTAATTGCCATAATCGTCATAAAATAATCCGAGCTACCTTTTCCCATAGTTTTGTCAGTAATGGCTGCAAATGAAATGATTCATGCGAGAAATATCAAAACAAAGTTATATCAATAAAATGCGATGTTGTATAATTAGAAGAACTAATTAAAAGTTATCTACATGTTTATGGGTCATTGAAATATCTTGGTTGGTCAtacagtaaaattaaataaaaaacaacaaagttAGTTTGTGCTTCAGATGGAACATTGTTTTGATTATTAgttcatttataattattaagaaaAACAGAAGGTAATTGTTAGTTTATCTATTTTTTATGCTCCGAATAATTAAAGTACAGTATGTTTTTTGTAAGCTCCGACAAAATTTGACCGAAGTATCAAGGATGcaagaaaattaaaatgcatTTTCTAAAGACTTTAGataacttaatttttaaaattgttcGATAAAAACATACATTCAATGAGACATCAATAGCGttattcttataatatatacaaaGAAAAATCCTTTCAAACGGTATTCAGGATCACATGACGAGTCATGAATAGTCATGAGTATTATGAAATAGTTTTCATCATAATACCCGCCTGGGATGACACATAGGCATCAGGCTGCATTCAAACCGGTTATAAAAGATCTTTACATCTAAACGAGAATGGCGTACTTGATAAAATGCGACGAACGGTGAAATTTGCACTTGAGATTTGAGAATGTCTAGATTATTTAGGCGAACTTTCTTTTGATTAAAACTGAGCGTTAGATAGCAAATTGAGCGTATGAAAAGTTTAATTAtctcaaacttgcaatgaaatgtttttaatgtttatatgaCTTACTTGAAATACCTACGTATCCGGTGCAATGAGTGAAGATGATATGTAAAGAAATTTTATACAGCCTTACACACCTAGGCCTATAAAGCAACTTTATTTAAATGTCAAATTGTGCGGTGACACGTCTTGGCATTCaaccataaaaaaaacctacaagCAATAATTTTGGTTCGTTATGTTATGACACTGCCATTacgctttttttttctttttgtgtttggggtattaaaggggaacgaaaattataAAGATTTCTGAATGACTAAATAACTTTTCCtggtgaaaaagaaaaaaaagaaatcgttatagggctgtatctccttaaccgtgcgtcgtagcgcaaaaataatcaaatttttgttcctctTTGATACCCCACGCGCTGAATCACATTAGGAcataaaacaatcatcatcatatttttatttcattgcaagtttgagaGAAGCACTATACAAATCTCGGCGAAACGGGATTGCCGGCCGCGTATCCCTATATGCAACCCTTCATTTCCCGGCGTCTATAGTGATGTACTATTAActttaaaaacttatttgtgCATCTAAAAAAAAGTGATTATGATAGTTGTATTAAATTGAAATAGTTATCTATCACATAGGTATCCAAAATCAAAACATATTTTTCTTCATAATGATAATTGTGTATTGTGTAACTAGTAGAATAAACAACACCATTATTTTTATCGTATTAAACAATATGTCGTACTAAATGCGATATTGAAACAGACGTACATATATAGGTGTAATACTTTTTTATTCCAATTTCAAACTCCCACTTTTCAGTAGTCAGTAGGCGTATTATGAAAGATTTGGACACACGCGATTTTGTAAATCTACCGCCTCGAGTGCATGTTAACCTGGCACAAATGTAAGTGCAACAGCAATAAAAGTTACGTGTATTTAAAATTACGcgaacataaataaaattacggaTTAAAGATTATTAGTAAAGTTATGACTTAAAAGCTTATGCACGAGAGGTGTTTAAAGAGggagtaaaaatatttgtagcTGTTCTAAAACAATACCTTCCTCTCATACCGTGAAATCGTACATACCTACTAAAGAATTTCTAACAGTGTGGgacaaacaggaaaaaaaaattataaataaatctgTTAACAGGTAaaccttaaagggataagttcgcctttgtactgcctatttctgtgccatatttgtgttctatgtctttgtacaataaagagtttatacatacatacatacatacctatcaGATTCACAATGTTTCAGATAATCCACATGAACGTCACCAAGACAATAATAGATGTAATTCGTTTAGTTAATTTCATTcacgtcaaaattataaaaatcgaTCTGTTTTTGGTGTGTCTCTGGTGAAAGTATAATGAATGGACGAACGTAAAGCACGAGGAATACAGATTACGAAGATACGAATACACATGAGGCGGTCATTTGCATGAATGATTAAATTCGATCCGACGGCCAATGTCAAGGCGAGATCGAAGATTATTAGGTGGGCAAACAGGAAAACGGGG
It encodes the following:
- the LOC134743665 gene encoding amphiphysin isoform X1 — its product is MAESKSALIAKSVQKHAGRAKEKLLQNLGKVDRTLDDIFEEHLQNFNRQHQQATRLQKEFNNYIRCIRAVQTASKSLMEAITEVYESGWSGHDLLYVQAQSMEMLWQDFSHKLGDQVLIPLNTYTNQFPEVRKKVEKRGRKLVDYDSQRHSFQNLQANAAKRRDDVKITKGREQLEEAKRTYEVLNSELHDELPALYDSRVLFYVNNLQTLFSAEQLFHNESSKVFAELEAITDKLANECQRGSYTKKSIANNISPISSPKTNTLNSINGNAASPTDTVQTPPSPALNGDSPPPTPARHVSEERGKSPVSPAEPAPPAVAETTPTNGSPTNNNEDKKLEELYDIPVGSPVPPEKLNNNGEEKKQVDVEQSVKEKDKENDSPKTDEVYDIPVGATLAGLPAGVLYRVRATYRYTREDSDELSFDVGDTIRVVEYDDPEEQEEGWLMGIKEGTNEKGMFPANFTRPI
- the LOC134743665 gene encoding myc box-dependent-interacting protein 1 isoform X2 translates to MAESKSALIAKSVQKHAGRAKEKLLQNLGKVDRTLDDIFEEHLQNFNRQHQQATRLQKEFNNYIRCIRAVQTASKSLMEAITEVYESGWSGHDLLYVQAQSMEMLWQDFSHKLGDQVLIPLNTYTNQFPEVRKKVEKRGRKLVDYDSQRHSFQNLQANAAKRRDDVKITKGREQLEEAKRTYEVLNSELHDELPALYDSRVLFYVNNLQTLFSAEQLFHNESSKVFAELEAITDKLANECQRGSYTKKSIANNISPISSPKTNTLNSINGNAASPTDTVQRATLAGLPAGVLYRVRATYRYTREDSDELSFDVGDTIRVVEYDDPEEQEEGWLMGIKEGTNEKGMFPANFTRPI